One window of the Clostridium sp. MB40-C1 genome contains the following:
- a CDS encoding GNAT family N-acetyltransferase, producing MKTEFTKATIDDVDKLIAVQNQSFYADFVKYGECPGYNRSKESMTNIILNRITYKIICNNKIVGDIIVRDNNDSTYFLGGICVIPNYENKGIGQEAIAFIESQFPNATSWTLETPADKKRNHYFYKKMGYTIVKEYIDGSVKIVLFKKYMNSTK from the coding sequence ATGAAAACTGAATTTACAAAAGCAACAATTGATGATGTTGATAAATTAATTGCTGTACAAAATCAGAGTTTCTATGCTGATTTTGTCAAATATGGAGAATGTCCTGGATATAATCGTTCTAAAGAAAGTATGACTAATATTATTCTAAACAGAATAACATATAAGATAATTTGTAATAATAAAATAGTAGGTGATATTATCGTTAGAGATAATAATGATAGCACGTACTTTCTTGGGGGGATTTGTGTAATACCAAATTATGAGAATAAGGGAATTGGACAAGAAGCTATTGCGTTTATAGAAAGTCAATTTCCCAATGCAACTTCTTGGACTTTAGAGACACCTGCAGATAAGAAGAGAAATCATTATTTTTATAAGAAAATGGGCTATACTATCGTAAAAGAATATATAGATGGTTCTGTCAAAATAGTATTATTTAAAAAATATATGAACTCAACAAAATAA
- a CDS encoding DEAD/DEAH box helicase — MINSFDTLDLDSRLIEGLKKEGIIKPTDIQIKTIPLALENKDIIGQSETGSGKTLAYLLPIFQKINSDKREMQSIILAPTHELVMQIDKQIKLLSQSSGMSITSTTIIGEVNVKRQIDKLKEKPHIIVGSTGRILQLIKKKKISAHTIKTIVIDEGDKLLDQNNLSVVKDIIKTTMRDRQLMVFSATINQKAINIAKSLMKEVEVIQIEEKNLVNPNITHMYLTGEQRDKIIILRKLVAALKPKKAIVFINKSEEIELTTEKLQYHNIKAYGIYGSSSKEERKKALEGFRSGDIQLLIASDIAARGLDIKGVSHIFNLDLPEDSMEYLHRSGRTGRSENLGTSISIVTEREIPLIKKYEKDFGIKIEEKKVSRGALMDPNMIKPSSRTKSKRNSNSNKKNSLKKSNFKK, encoded by the coding sequence ATGATAAATTCATTTGATACATTAGATTTAGATTCAAGATTGATAGAAGGATTAAAAAAAGAAGGTATAATTAAACCTACAGATATACAAATAAAAACAATACCTTTAGCATTAGAAAATAAAGATATAATAGGACAATCAGAAACAGGAAGTGGAAAAACATTAGCCTATTTATTACCTATATTTCAAAAGATAAATAGTGACAAAAGAGAAATGCAATCTATTATATTAGCTCCAACTCACGAATTAGTTATGCAAATAGATAAACAAATAAAACTTTTATCACAAAGTTCTGGAATGAGTATAACTTCTACCACTATAATAGGAGAAGTTAATGTAAAAAGACAAATTGATAAATTGAAAGAAAAACCTCATATAATCGTAGGCTCTACTGGAAGAATACTTCAACTTATAAAAAAGAAAAAGATAAGCGCACATACTATTAAAACTATCGTTATAGACGAAGGTGATAAGCTTCTAGATCAAAATAACTTAAGTGTAGTAAAAGATATTATAAAAACTACAATGAGAGATAGACAACTAATGGTATTCTCAGCTACTATAAATCAAAAGGCAATAAATATTGCTAAAAGTTTAATGAAAGAAGTAGAAGTTATACAAATTGAAGAAAAAAACTTAGTTAATCCAAATATTACTCATATGTATCTTACTGGAGAGCAAAGAGATAAAATTATAATTTTAAGAAAACTTGTAGCTGCCTTAAAACCTAAAAAAGCAATTGTATTCATAAATAAAAGTGAAGAAATTGAGTTAACTACAGAAAAACTTCAATATCATAACATCAAAGCATATGGAATATATGGCAGTTCATCAAAAGAAGAACGAAAAAAAGCTCTAGAAGGATTCAGAAGTGGCGACATTCAACTTCTAATAGCTTCAGATATAGCTGCTAGAGGACTGGATATAAAAGGTGTAAGTCATATATTTAATTTAGACTTACCTGAAGATTCAATGGAATATCTACATAGATCAGGTAGAACTGGAAGATCTGAAAACTTAGGAACTTCTATCTCCATAGTTACCGAAAGAGAAATACCCTTAATTAAAAAGTACGAAAAAGATTTTGGTATAAAAATTGAAGAAAAAAAAGTCTCTAGAGGGGCTCTTATGGATCCAAATATGATTAAACCTTCTAGTAGAACTAAATCTAAACGAAACTCTAATTCAAACAAAAAAAATTCTTTAAAAAAATCTAATTTTAAAAAATAA
- a CDS encoding ATP-binding protein, producing MNIAVLSGKGGTGKTTVSTNLALALKANYIDCDVEEPNGFLFLKPEIKEIESVKVEYPFIDDDKCTSCGECVNVCNFNALAKVKQDIILFEKLCHGCGACEIVCKKGALKYKKREIGNIEKGETQGINCSRGILNISEPMAVPVINNLLKGLVKEVNLIDCPPGTSCNVVSSLKYADGAILVTEPTEFGLHDLKMAVELVKMFNIPFGIVINKDNGSENIVKKYCTSENIELIGSIPYSKDIAKIYSKGELIYNNIEYKNIFDKLSGKMKEVLRWN from the coding sequence GTGAATATAGCAGTATTAAGTGGTAAAGGAGGAACAGGAAAAACTACAGTTTCAACTAATCTTGCTTTAGCTCTTAAAGCTAATTATATTGATTGTGATGTAGAAGAGCCAAATGGATTTTTATTTTTAAAACCAGAAATAAAAGAAATAGAAAGTGTTAAAGTGGAGTACCCATTTATAGATGATGATAAATGTACCTCTTGTGGTGAGTGTGTTAACGTTTGTAATTTCAATGCTTTAGCAAAAGTGAAACAAGATATAATTTTATTTGAAAAATTATGCCATGGATGTGGAGCTTGTGAAATTGTCTGTAAAAAAGGTGCTTTAAAATATAAAAAAAGAGAAATAGGAAATATTGAAAAAGGAGAAACACAAGGGATAAATTGTTCCAGAGGCATTTTAAATATAAGTGAACCCATGGCTGTTCCTGTAATTAATAATCTACTTAAAGGACTTGTAAAAGAGGTGAATTTAATTGATTGTCCTCCTGGTACTTCTTGTAATGTAGTAAGTTCTTTAAAATATGCAGATGGAGCAATACTTGTTACAGAGCCAACTGAATTTGGACTTCATGATTTAAAAATGGCAGTAGAACTTGTAAAGATGTTTAACATCCCTTTTGGTATAGTTATAAATAAAGATAATGGAAGTGAAAATATAGTTAAAAAATATTGTACATCAGAAAATATAGAGTTAATAGGTTCTATTCCCTATAGTAAAGATATAGCAAAGATTTATTCAAAAGGGGAATTAATTTATAACAATATAGAATATAAAAATATTTTTGATAAACTATCAGGAAAAATGAAGGAGGTGCTAAGGTGGAATTAG
- a CDS encoding DUF1002 domain-containing protein, with product MNFKKVMSKFLIMLFTVSVIMSMPVNKAYADAFKVVTLGADLNAKQKEDMLKYFGVNKQEANVIEVTNAEENNYLKDAASPKQIGTRAISCSYVEPTDKGGLNISTHNMYWVTQSMIKNALITAGIQNANVKAGAPFNVSGTAALTGILKGFENSKSGKKIDEDKKKAANEELVVTGDLGEKIGKDEAANLINEVKKEVVKEKPKTEKEIEKIVMNITNNYNKNLSDEDMKKITALMDKINGLDLDFKQIKDQLNDVTKQLKGTLTSEEAQGFFSKLLDSIKEFFSNLFS from the coding sequence ATGAATTTTAAAAAAGTTATGAGTAAATTTTTAATTATGCTATTTACTGTATCTGTAATAATGTCTATGCCAGTAAATAAAGCTTATGCAGATGCTTTTAAAGTTGTTACTCTAGGTGCAGATTTAAATGCTAAACAAAAAGAAGACATGCTTAAATATTTTGGCGTTAATAAACAAGAAGCTAATGTAATAGAAGTTACTAATGCAGAAGAAAACAACTACTTAAAAGATGCAGCTTCTCCAAAACAAATAGGAACAAGAGCTATATCTTGCTCTTATGTAGAACCTACTGATAAAGGTGGATTAAATATATCTACCCATAACATGTACTGGGTTACTCAAAGTATGATAAAAAATGCTTTAATTACTGCAGGTATACAAAATGCTAATGTTAAAGCAGGAGCTCCTTTTAACGTATCAGGTACAGCAGCACTTACAGGAATATTAAAAGGATTTGAAAACAGTAAAAGTGGTAAAAAAATTGATGAAGACAAGAAAAAGGCTGCTAATGAAGAATTAGTTGTCACTGGTGATTTAGGTGAAAAAATAGGTAAAGATGAAGCTGCTAACTTAATAAATGAAGTAAAAAAAGAAGTAGTTAAAGAAAAACCTAAAACTGAAAAAGAAATAGAAAAAATAGTAATGAATATAACAAATAACTATAACAAAAATTTAAGTGATGAAGATATGAAAAAAATAACTGCTTTAATGGATAAAATAAATGGCTTAGATTTAGACTTCAAACAAATAAAAGATCAATTAAATGATGTTACAAAACAACTAAAAGGAACTCTAACAAGTGAGGAAGCTCAAGGTTTCTTTAGTAAGTTATTAGATTCAATTAAAGAATTTTTTTCAAATTTATTCTCTTAA
- a CDS encoding staygreen family protein yields the protein MGRLNPEKLFVEFKSGVTFTEPIVPRKYTLTHSDITAELFLTIGLVYDYEKINPMRDEVLGEWMNLDNKYFLNIYLYVDGQFTPKVAAIRNKIFRKELPLAIEAIRYGDRKFFDAHKELDNVPIIVYFNSSIPYYNRVENWGTFSDYK from the coding sequence GTGGGTAGATTAAATCCTGAAAAGCTTTTTGTTGAGTTTAAATCAGGAGTTACTTTTACAGAGCCGATTGTTCCTAGAAAATATACTTTAACCCATTCAGATATAACTGCAGAACTTTTTCTTACAATTGGACTAGTATATGATTATGAGAAAATAAATCCTATGAGAGATGAAGTGCTAGGTGAATGGATGAATTTAGATAATAAGTATTTTTTAAATATATATTTATATGTTGATGGACAGTTTACTCCAAAAGTAGCTGCTATACGTAATAAAATTTTCAGAAAGGAGTTACCTTTAGCTATTGAAGCAATAAGATATGGTGATAGAAAATTTTTTGATGCTCATAAAGAGTTAGACAATGTTCCAATAATAGTATACTTCAATTCATCTATTCCTTATTATAATAGGGTTGAAAATTGGGGCACTTTCTCAGACTATAAATAA
- a CDS encoding DUF134 domain-containing protein: MPRPTKFRRVEFFPENTCFIPLGKSKCEIEEILLKVEELEAMRLKDIEELNQEECAIRMQISRQTFQNVIDSARKKVAMALTEGKAIKITGGHYTTKMCKFRCVDCGEIYEINYEQDIYACPKCGSQKVMCTKKGDFCRRWCKGDNVND, encoded by the coding sequence ATGCCAAGGCCAACCAAGTTTAGAAGGGTAGAGTTTTTCCCGGAAAATACTTGCTTTATACCTTTGGGAAAATCAAAATGTGAAATTGAAGAAATACTTCTAAAGGTAGAAGAATTAGAAGCTATGAGATTAAAGGATATAGAAGAACTAAATCAAGAAGAGTGCGCCATAAGAATGCAAATATCACGTCAAACCTTTCAAAATGTGATTGATAGTGCTAGAAAAAAAGTTGCTATGGCTTTAACAGAAGGTAAAGCTATAAAAATAACGGGTGGACACTATACTACAAAGATGTGTAAATTTAGATGTGTAGATTGTGGAGAAATTTATGAAATAAATTATGAACAGGATATATATGCTTGTCCTAAGTGTGGATCACAAAAAGTTATGTGTACTAAAAAAGGGGATTTCTGTAGAAGATGGTGCAAGGGAGATAATGTAAATGATTAA
- a CDS encoding ATP-binding protein, whose translation MELVVLSGKGGTGKTTIATALSEIIGDVNRIDCDVDAPNLYLFYEGENIEKREFIGGKKAIIDRNLCIKCGKCESTCRFNAIENFKINSFLCEGCGACTLICHSNAIKLEDEKIADTFITKLDKGIISRAEMGIGSDGSGKLITFLRKEEKRFSKDGVLTIIDASPGIGCPVISSITGSNAALVVTEPTKSGLEDLTRVVSLCEHFGVFTMVCINKWDINEDMAKEIEDFIEKKNLSLVGKIPYDDIVMKSINELRPITYYEESIANKAIKDMWLNIKFILDAQK comes from the coding sequence GTGGAATTAGTAGTTTTAAGTGGTAAGGGAGGAACAGGAAAGACTACTATTGCAACGGCACTATCTGAGATTATTGGAGATGTAAATAGGATAGATTGTGATGTAGATGCTCCTAATTTGTACCTTTTCTATGAAGGAGAAAATATAGAAAAGAGAGAGTTTATAGGTGGGAAAAAAGCAATAATAGATAGAAATCTTTGCATTAAGTGTGGTAAATGTGAGTCGACTTGTAGGTTTAATGCTATAGAAAATTTTAAAATAAATTCTTTTCTTTGTGAAGGGTGTGGAGCTTGTACACTTATTTGCCATTCCAATGCTATAAAATTAGAAGATGAAAAAATAGCAGATACTTTTATTACAAAATTGGATAAGGGAATTATATCAAGGGCAGAAATGGGAATAGGAAGCGATGGTTCAGGGAAACTTATAACTTTTCTTAGAAAAGAGGAAAAACGATTTTCTAAAGATGGAGTTCTGACTATAATAGATGCTTCTCCTGGAATAGGATGTCCAGTAATATCTTCGATAACAGGTAGTAATGCAGCATTAGTTGTTACAGAACCAACTAAATCGGGACTTGAAGATTTAACTAGAGTAGTTTCTTTATGCGAGCATTTTGGTGTATTTACTATGGTTTGTATAAATAAATGGGATATAAATGAAGATATGGCAAAAGAAATAGAAGATTTTATAGAAAAGAAGAATTTAAGTTTAGTAGGTAAAATACCGTATGATGATATTGTTATGAAATCTATCAATGAATTAAGACCTATAACTTACTATGAAGAAAGTATAGCTAATAAAGCCATAAAAGACATGTGGCTTAATATAAAATTTATATTAGATGCACAAAAATAA
- a CDS encoding NifB/NifX family molybdenum-iron cluster-binding protein, which produces MKIAVASEEKYVSGHFGHCEGFTIYDLEEGKVTNKDFKQNPGHRPGFLPVFLKDLDVNVIIAGGMGETAQELFNEKEIDVIVGAQGVCDDVIESYIRGELKSTGSVCREHEHEGHCNE; this is translated from the coding sequence ATGAAAATAGCAGTTGCAAGTGAAGAAAAATATGTAAGTGGACATTTTGGACATTGTGAAGGTTTTACAATTTATGATTTAGAGGAAGGAAAAGTAACAAATAAAGATTTCAAACAAAATCCAGGACATAGACCAGGATTTCTTCCAGTATTTTTAAAAGATTTAGATGTAAATGTAATTATTGCAGGTGGTATGGGAGAAACTGCTCAAGAATTATTTAATGAAAAAGAAATAGATGTAATAGTTGGGGCTCAAGGAGTTTGTGATGATGTAATAGAAAGTTATATAAGAGGTGAGTTAAAATCTACAGGAAGTGTTTGTAGAGAACATGAGCATGAAGGGCATTGCAATGAGTAA
- a CDS encoding NifB/NifX family molybdenum-iron cluster-binding protein — protein sequence MKIAISTEGKTVDSVLDKRFGRCDYFQIHDTESGEVKVIENEGKTSSGGAGIAASQQLLDEGVDVIITGNLGPNAFKVINKASIKAYQCDEISISSVLEKYKKGELTELKMPGKAHHGLAH from the coding sequence ATGAAAATAGCAATTTCAACAGAAGGAAAAACAGTTGATAGTGTACTTGATAAAAGATTTGGAAGATGCGATTATTTTCAAATCCATGATACTGAAAGTGGCGAAGTTAAAGTTATAGAAAATGAAGGAAAAACATCAAGTGGTGGTGCAGGAATAGCAGCTTCTCAGCAATTACTTGATGAAGGTGTAGATGTTATTATTACAGGTAATCTTGGACCAAATGCTTTTAAAGTTATAAACAAAGCAAGTATAAAAGCATATCAATGTGATGAGATTTCTATAAGTTCTGTTTTAGAAAAGTATAAAAAAGGAGAACTTACAGAATTAAAAATGCCAGGAAAAGCTCATCATGGATTAGCACATTAA
- a CDS encoding methyl-accepting chemotaxis protein: MRWFNNLKMAQKLIFSFIVVSLFIGIVGSIGVLNMRKINSGSVSMYKIDLMGVKCMGQIKENLLQINSNILTLLYDKDRSKFENLKNEITQLKAKNDKLLSDYQSTMTTDEDKQMYAQFTKLLEDYRVSRDNTIKFINDNKYDQALLSFPKMDETRVKMFEILNQYVDFNMNLAQKDYEKNNTIYKTSLVTIIIVIVIGLITAVTLGFVIASIISKQLNKIVVFAEALGKGDLTQTIQIDSKDEIGYLSQSLNKANENVKALISKIMNSASDISATSEELSATTEEVSSNMQFVNESARQIAQGTENLTSSTEEVSASSQEISATAHELAKKSTNAAASVEEIRKRAINIKVKAENNIELGNSIYNEKHDKIIKAIEDGKVVEKIKVMADAIASIAEQTNLLSLNAAIEAARAGEQGKGFAVVADEVRKLAEQSSQTVTEIHNMVTQVQTAFNNLSNSGHEILSYIADNVKPSYELLLETGIQYEKDSEFINNMSQEIALASEQISETISQVAETIQNVSATSEESAASSEEILSSIDEISEAINNVSQSSQSQSELAQELNAMVQKFKI, encoded by the coding sequence ATGAGATGGTTTAATAATTTAAAAATGGCTCAAAAATTAATATTTTCTTTTATTGTGGTTTCACTATTTATAGGTATAGTAGGCTCTATAGGTGTACTAAATATGAGAAAAATAAATTCTGGTTCTGTTTCAATGTACAAAATAGACTTAATGGGCGTAAAATGTATGGGGCAGATAAAAGAAAACCTTTTACAAATTAATTCTAATATTCTAACACTACTATATGACAAAGATAGAAGTAAATTTGAAAACTTAAAAAATGAAATTACTCAGCTTAAAGCTAAAAATGATAAGCTCTTATCAGACTATCAATCAACTATGACCACAGATGAAGATAAACAGATGTATGCACAATTTACTAAACTTTTAGAGGATTATAGAGTATCTCGTGATAATACTATAAAATTTATAAATGATAATAAGTATGATCAAGCGCTATTATCATTTCCTAAAATGGACGAAACAAGAGTCAAGATGTTTGAAATCTTAAATCAGTATGTAGATTTTAATATGAACTTAGCACAAAAAGATTATGAAAAAAACAATACTATATATAAAACATCTTTAGTCACAATTATCATTGTGATTGTAATAGGTCTAATTACAGCAGTTACATTAGGATTTGTAATTGCCTCAATAATTTCAAAACAATTAAATAAAATAGTTGTATTTGCTGAAGCATTAGGTAAGGGTGATCTAACCCAAACAATACAAATCGATTCAAAAGATGAAATAGGATATTTGTCTCAATCATTAAATAAGGCTAATGAAAATGTAAAAGCATTAATTTCTAAAATAATGAATAGCGCTAGTGATATAAGTGCTACAAGTGAGGAACTATCAGCAACAACTGAAGAAGTTTCATCAAATATGCAGTTCGTAAATGAATCAGCTAGACAAATAGCACAAGGAACTGAAAACTTAACTTCGTCAACTGAAGAAGTAAGTGCTTCATCGCAAGAAATAAGTGCAACAGCTCATGAGCTTGCAAAAAAATCAACAAATGCTGCTGCTTCTGTTGAAGAAATAAGAAAACGTGCTATTAACATAAAAGTTAAGGCAGAAAATAATATAGAACTTGGCAATTCAATCTATAATGAAAAACATGATAAAATAATAAAAGCAATAGAAGATGGAAAAGTTGTTGAAAAAATAAAAGTCATGGCAGATGCTATAGCCAGTATTGCTGAACAAACTAACTTACTATCTTTAAATGCTGCTATTGAAGCTGCAAGGGCAGGGGAACAAGGAAAAGGATTTGCCGTAGTAGCAGATGAGGTAAGAAAACTTGCTGAGCAATCATCTCAAACTGTTACTGAAATTCACAATATGGTTACGCAGGTACAAACTGCATTTAATAACCTATCTAATAGTGGACATGAAATATTAAGTTATATAGCAGATAATGTAAAACCAAGTTATGAGCTTTTATTAGAAACTGGGATTCAATATGAAAAAGACTCGGAATTTATTAATAATATGTCTCAAGAAATAGCTTTAGCTTCAGAACAAATAAGTGAAACAATAAGTCAAGTAGCTGAAACTATCCAAAATGTATCAGCAACTTCTGAAGAATCTGCTGCTAGTTCTGAAGAAATATTAAGCAGTATAGATGAAATATCTGAAGCTATCAACAATGTATCTCAATCTTCTCAGTCTCAATCTGAACTTGCACAAGAACTTAATGCTATGGTACAAAAATTTAAAATTTAG